Proteins encoded together in one Nostoc sp. PCC 7524 window:
- a CDS encoding hydroxysqualene dehydroxylase — MTEEAQSKRVVVVGAGWAGLGATYHLAKQGYDVTLLEAGPYPGGLVAGWQTTAGKSVEAGIHGFWYPYRNIFSLINELEINPFTTWTRSAQYSPAGLEVESPIFQDLPRLPTPLGTFVYTQFQRLPLIDRLSALPLLYAVVDFDNSDAAWRRYDFVTARELFKDFGVSARLYKEAFEPMLLVGLFAPGEQCSAAATLGMLYFFILAHQADFDVVWCRGTVGEKIFRPWVERIEKAGAKVLPKHRVTDLIIDSNNQATGVVCGDEVFDADAVIFAVGVTGMKKIVSSSPSLQSHAEFRNLHNLGAIDVLATRLWFDRKIDIPRPSNACFGFDDTTGWTFFDLNALHDEYQHEEGTVIEADFYHANQFLNWSDEEIVAKVQGYLTTCVSGFREAKVIDSSVIRLPQAVTHFAPGSYRHMLPAKTSFSNVFMSGDWIVNRHGSWSQEKAYVTGLEAANLVISHLGNGANANILPIEEDEPHIQVARTINQTVRNLGKSILPNFWLP, encoded by the coding sequence ATGACAGAAGAAGCACAATCAAAACGAGTAGTAGTTGTGGGTGCTGGTTGGGCTGGTTTAGGCGCAACCTACCATTTAGCAAAACAAGGTTATGATGTGACGCTTCTGGAAGCAGGCCCCTATCCTGGTGGATTGGTAGCAGGTTGGCAAACAACCGCAGGTAAATCTGTAGAAGCAGGAATTCACGGCTTTTGGTATCCCTACAGAAATATTTTCTCCCTCATCAACGAACTAGAAATCAATCCCTTCACTACCTGGACTCGTTCCGCTCAATATTCTCCGGCTGGTTTGGAAGTAGAATCACCAATTTTTCAAGATTTACCCAGACTACCTACGCCTCTTGGCACTTTTGTTTATACTCAATTTCAACGTCTACCATTAATTGACCGTCTCAGTGCCTTACCTTTACTTTACGCCGTTGTTGACTTTGATAATTCTGATGCAGCTTGGCGGCGGTATGACTTTGTAACAGCGCGGGAACTATTCAAAGATTTTGGCGTGTCAGCCCGACTGTATAAAGAAGCATTTGAACCAATGTTATTGGTGGGTTTATTTGCCCCCGGTGAACAATGTTCAGCCGCCGCAACATTGGGAATGCTGTACTTTTTTATTTTGGCTCACCAAGCCGATTTTGATGTTGTTTGGTGTCGGGGAACTGTTGGTGAAAAAATATTCCGTCCGTGGGTGGAACGCATAGAAAAAGCAGGTGCAAAGGTGTTACCAAAACACCGCGTTACTGACTTAATAATTGATAGTAATAATCAAGCTACTGGCGTAGTTTGTGGTGATGAAGTGTTTGATGCTGATGCTGTAATTTTTGCGGTTGGTGTCACTGGCATGAAGAAAATTGTCTCCAGTAGCCCTAGCTTACAAAGCCATGCAGAATTTCGTAATTTGCATAATTTAGGGGCAATTGATGTATTAGCAACACGGCTGTGGTTTGACCGTAAAATTGATATCCCCCGTCCTTCTAATGCTTGTTTTGGTTTTGATGACACCACAGGGTGGACATTCTTTGATCTAAATGCTTTACATGATGAATATCAACACGAAGAAGGCACAGTTATTGAAGCTGATTTTTATCACGCTAATCAGTTTTTAAATTGGAGTGATGAGGAAATTGTGGCTAAAGTGCAAGGATATTTAACTACTTGCGTGTCAGGATTTCGGGAAGCGAAAGTAATAGATAGTAGTGTGATTCGCTTACCCCAAGCAGTAACTCACTTTGCCCCTGGTAGCTATCGTCATATGTTGCCAGCTAAGACCAGTTTTAGCAATGTATTTATGAGTGGTGATTGGATTGTTAACCGTCACGGTTCTTGGTCACAGGAAAAAGCCTATGTTACAGGTTTGGAAGCAGCGAATTTAGTAATTTCTCATTTGGGAAATGGTGCAAATGCTAATATTTTACCGATTGAGGAAGATGAACCACATATACAAGTAGCCAGAACGATTAATCAAACAGTGCGTAATTTAGGTAAATCTATATTGCCTAATTTTTGGTTGCCGTAG
- the era gene encoding GTPase Era, producing the protein MTSIDHDIFSLAGDVAIPQAPPEFKSGFIGIIGRPNVGKSTLMNQLVGQKIAITSPVAQTTRNRLRGIVTTPEAQFIFVDTPGIHKPHHQLGEILVQNAKIAIDSVDVVLFVVDGTVACGAGDRFIADLLTDSHTPVILGVNKVDQQPTDYQSIDDSYQQLAETYQWPIVKFSAKTGTGLPQLQALLVEHLDHGPFYYPPDLITDQPERFIMGELIREQILLLTREEVPHSVAIAIDKVEETPSITRVLATIHVERDSQKGILIGKGGSMLKAVGSAAREQIQKLISGKVYLELFVKVQPKWRHSRLRLAELGYRVEE; encoded by the coding sequence GTGACTAGCATTGATCATGACATTTTCTCTTTGGCAGGAGATGTAGCGATTCCCCAGGCTCCTCCTGAGTTTAAATCTGGTTTTATTGGGATTATCGGCCGTCCCAATGTCGGTAAATCTACGTTGATGAATCAATTAGTAGGTCAAAAGATTGCTATCACATCACCAGTAGCACAAACTACACGCAATCGTTTAAGAGGAATTGTCACGACTCCAGAGGCTCAATTCATCTTTGTGGATACACCAGGAATACACAAACCCCATCATCAATTAGGTGAGATCCTGGTGCAAAATGCCAAAATAGCAATTGATTCAGTGGATGTAGTGCTGTTTGTCGTGGATGGAACAGTAGCTTGTGGAGCAGGCGATCGCTTCATTGCCGACTTACTCACTGATAGCCACACACCAGTAATTTTAGGTGTGAATAAAGTTGACCAACAACCCACAGATTACCAAAGCATTGATGATAGTTATCAACAGTTAGCAGAGACTTATCAATGGCCGATAGTCAAATTCTCCGCCAAGACTGGTACAGGATTGCCCCAACTCCAAGCATTATTGGTTGAACATCTAGATCATGGTCCTTTCTACTATCCGCCCGACTTGATCACAGACCAGCCCGAACGGTTTATTATGGGTGAATTGATTCGGGAGCAAATTTTATTGCTCACCCGTGAAGAAGTTCCCCATTCTGTGGCGATCGCTATTGATAAAGTGGAAGAAACACCCAGTATTACCCGTGTACTAGCAACTATCCATGTTGAGCGCGATTCCCAAAAAGGAATTCTCATCGGTAAAGGTGGTTCAATGCTCAAAGCCGTTGGGAGCGCCGCACGGGAGCAAATTCAAAAGTTGATTTCTGGCAAAGTCTATCTAGAATTATTCGTCAAAGTGCAACCCAAATGGCGACACTCTCGCCTCAGATTAGCAGAGTTGGGCTATCGGGTGGAGGAATAA
- a CDS encoding response regulator — translation MSLNAGYPLNLPNGVSRLRVLIVEDDPMMQLGLEQSLMAHPQLEIVGQAEDGYLGVQAALKLKPDLVVMDIGLPRLDGIAATQQIKTALPETHVVMLTSHQTETEIIAALSSGADAYCIKGASVERLLSAIAAAVDGATYLDPQIARRVVDHLKPPMPTGNTANLSGRELEVLKLMVEGLSNPEIAEKLYLSPNTVKTHVRGIMNKLAVDDRVQAAVVALRSGLV, via the coding sequence ATGTCTTTGAATGCTGGCTATCCCTTAAATCTGCCAAATGGTGTTTCCCGGTTGCGGGTGTTGATTGTAGAAGACGATCCTATGATGCAATTAGGGTTGGAACAATCATTAATGGCTCACCCGCAGTTAGAAATTGTGGGACAAGCAGAAGATGGTTATTTGGGTGTGCAAGCAGCACTGAAACTGAAACCGGATTTGGTTGTCATGGATATTGGCTTACCAAGGCTAGATGGGATTGCAGCGACACAGCAAATCAAAACTGCATTACCAGAAACTCATGTGGTGATGCTGACATCGCATCAAACGGAAACAGAAATTATTGCGGCACTGTCTAGCGGTGCAGACGCATATTGTATCAAAGGCGCGAGTGTAGAGCGATTATTAAGTGCGATCGCCGCCGCAGTTGATGGCGCAACCTATCTTGATCCTCAAATTGCCCGGCGAGTTGTTGATCATCTTAAACCCCCCATGCCTACGGGAAATACTGCTAACCTGTCAGGACGTGAATTAGAAGTATTGAAACTTATGGTTGAAGGTTTAAGCAACCCAGAGATAGCAGAAAAACTCTATCTCAGTCCCAACACTGTCAAAACTCACGTCCGGGGGATTATGAATAAGTTAGCAGTTGACGATCGCGTACAAGCCGCAGTTGTAGCCCTGCGTTCCGGCTTAGTTTGA